From a region of the Phaseolus vulgaris cultivar G19833 chromosome 6, P. vulgaris v2.0, whole genome shotgun sequence genome:
- the LOC137831565 gene encoding isoleucine N-monooxygenase 2-like, with translation MGYTPFLLLSNLQSSWPSLLAIITCFMIMIKTLRSNFTESYSKKQKPNLPPGPKPWPIVGNLPELLAKKPAYKWIHNLMKEMNTEIACIRLGNAYVIPVTSPTIATEFLRKQDATFASRSLSMSTELITSGYSTTIFAPFGDQWKKMKKIVTKDLLSPHKHLWLHDKRTEEADNLMFYVYNKCKMVNDGISGLVNVRTAARHYCGNLIRKITFNARYFGEAREDGGPGFEEVEHVDSIFDLLNYIYSFSVSDYMPCLRALDLDGHEKKVKEALSIIKKYHDPIVQQRIKQWNDGLKVDEEDWLDVLISLKDSNNNPSLTLEEINAQIIELMLATVDNPSNAFEWALAEMINQPELLHRAVEELDSVVGKDRMVQESDIPKLNYVKACAKEAFRLHPIAPFIPPHVSMSDTMVGNYFIPKGSHVLLSRQELGRNPKVWNEPYKFKPERHLKSDGDDVVLTEPNLKLISFSTGRRGCPGVMLGTTMTVMLFARLLHGFTWTAPPNVSTINLSESDHDILLAQPLLAVAHPRLPPQLYQL, from the exons ATGGGTTACACCCCATTTCTTCTGTTGTCAAATCTTCAAAGCTCTTGGCCTTCTTTGCTTGCGATAATCACCTGCTTCATGATTATGATCAAAACCCTAAGGTCTAACTTCACAGAGAGTTATTCCAAGAAACAGAAGCCAAACCTCCCTCCAGGTCCCAAACCATGGCCTATAGTAGGCAACCTTCCTGAACTGCTTGCAAAAAAACCTGCATATAAGTGGATACATAATCTCATGAAAGAAATGAACACTGAAATTGCATGTATCCGCTTAGGAAATGCCTATGTTATCCCAGTCACATCTCCCACCATTGCTACTGAGTTCTTGAGAAAACAAGATGCAACTTTTGCATCAAGATCACTAAGCATGTCCACTGAACTCATCACTAGTGGATATTCAACAACAATTTTTGCGCCCTTTGGGGACCAGtggaagaaaatgaagaaaatcgTAACCAAGGATTTGCTCTCTCCACACAAGCACCTATGGCTTCACGACAAAAGGACTGAAGAAGCTGATAACCTTATGTTTTACGTCTACAACAAGTGCAAAATGGTGAACGATGGTATTTCTGGCCTTGTGAACGTTAGGACTGCTGCAAGGCATTATTGTGGCAACCTTATcagaaaaattacttttaatgcAAGGTATTTTGGGGAGGCTAGAGAGGATGGAGGGCCCGGTTTTGAGGAAGTAGAACATGTCGATTCCATCTTTGATTTGCTCAACTACATTTAttccttttctgtttctgaTTATATGCCATGCTTGAGGGCACTTGACTTGGATGGTCACGAGAAGAAAGTGAAGGAAGCTTTGAGCATCATCAAGAAGTATCATGATCCCATCGTTCAACAGAGAATCAAACAATGGAACGATGGATTAAAGGTTGATGAAGAGGACTGGCTTGATGTTCTCATCTCTCTGAAAGACTCCAACAATAACCCATCCTTAACACTGGAAGAGATCAATGCACAAATCATA GAATTGATGCTTGCAACGGTGGACAATCCATCAAATGCTTTTGAATGGGCACTTGCTGAGATGATTAACCAACCAGAGTTGCTCCATCGAGCTGTTGAAGAATTGGACAGTGTGGTAGGAAAAGACAGGATGGTCCAAGAATCAGATATACCTAAGCTAAACTATGTGAAGGCTTGTGCAAAAGAAGCATTTCGTCTTCATCCCATCGCACCTTTTATTCCTCCCCATGTCTCTATGAGTGACACCATGGTGGGAAATTACTTCATCCCTAAGGGTAGCCATGTACTGCTAAGCAGACAAGAACTTGGAAGAAACCCAAAAGTGTGGAATGAACCCTACAAGTTCAAACCTGAACGCCACCTCAAGAGTGATGGAGATGATGTGGTTTTGACGGAACCAAATTTGAAGTTGATATCATTTAGCACAGGAAGGCGTGGGTGTCCCGGAGTGATGCTTGGAACCACAATGACAGTGATGTTATTTGCTAGACTGCTCCATGGCTTCACTTGGACTGCACCACCCAATGTTTCAACCATCAACCTCTCTGAGTCAGACCATGATATCCTTCTTGCACAACCACTTTTGGCAGTTGCTCACCCAAGATTACCACCACAGCTATACCAACTCTAA
- the LOC137833098 gene encoding uncharacterized protein, translated as MGDEHMKTLQAKPKLGLEELYQGIPDESVNLTFQDLPNVISSHHTNTTMPTTTSEHVSGTAATNNNPSKVPSPSLSTVPSLDFGKGLEGLNHSPHHHNHNNRRRQHQDFGHGVGDSWGHFNHASGGAARAQISRASEYSMSYDGMSGESFASGKGGSVRRRRPGIPHSTICTICSNYVYLFRTRCLVCGRVYCRQCVEIGMGEMTEGRKCIECLGLRFSQRYIERAGMVGCCSWRYPSTLKHAELTWAEKGPRRSGDRGYGHHSMASSRPRRTPLSIASTEPSLVMSATHSPFSAHYNLPL; from the exons ATGGGCGATGAACACATGAAGACTCTGCAGGCAAAGCCAAAACTAGGACTTGAAGAACTCTACCAAGGAATCCCTGATGAGTCTGTTAACCTCACCTTTCAAGACCTACCCAATGTGATTTCATCACACCACACAAACACTACAATGCCCACAACCACTTCAGAACATGTTTCTGGAACTGCTGCAACCAACAATAACCCCTCAAAGGTACCATCACCTTCTCTTTCCACTGTGCCTAGTCTTGACTTCGGAAAGGGCTTGGAGGGACTCAATCACAGCCCTCACCACCATAACCACAACAATCGTCGTCGTCAGCATCAAGATTTTGGCCACGGAGTTGGTGACTCATGGGGTCATTTTAACCATGCAAGTGGTGGTGCAGCAAGGGCTCAAATTAGCAGGGCCAGTGAGTATAGCATGAGCTATGATGGCATGAGTGGTGAGAGTTTTGCTTCTGGGAAAGGTGGATCTGTTCGACGAAGGAGGCCAGGGATTCCTCACTCTACTATCTGCACCATTTGCAGTAACTATGTTTATCTTTTCAGGACTAGATGCCTG GTGTGTGGTAGGGTTTATTGCAGGCAGTGTGTGGAAATAGGCATGGGAGAAATGACAGAAGGAAGAAAGTGTATTGAGTGTCTTGGACTGAGATTCAGCCAAAG GTACATAGAGAGAGCAGGGATGGTAGGGTGTTGCAGTTGGAGGTATCCAAGCACATTGAAGCATGCTGAGCTTACATGGGCTGAGAAAGGACCAAGGAGGAGTGGTGACAGAGGCTATGGTCACCATAGCATGGCCTCCTCAAGACCTAGAAGGACTCCTCTTTCCATTGCCAGCACTGAACCCTCCCTTGTCATGTCTGCAACTCATTCTCCTTTCTCAGCTCATTACAACCTCCCTCTTTGA
- the LOC137831561 gene encoding transcription factor RF2b-like — protein sequence MCLERGEEESRERLSVFVLETEHRSEKNRTQKGMATQTQDSPSNPNPNLNATSSTPSASLFFLGAGSSAAPVAGSGESHSHHRRALSEVSYRLPDDMMDLSPSDPFNGGSSTASLEEIGSEDDLFSTYIDVEKLGGGANGAGRGGNGSDQNGYGNGTGTSGHNDGEKSPSAEEARPRHRHSSSVDGSSSTSMFGEIMEAKKAMPPDKLAELWNIDPKRAKRILANRQSAARSKERKARYIQELERKVQTLQTEATTLSAQLTLYQRDTTGLSSENTELKLRLQAMEQQAQLRDALNDALMKEVERLKIATGEALNNHSESFNIGMHQMPFAGSNFFSIPPHSGPLSHQNMQLPPFGLSQSSMPAHQLHQTNSHQISDVLQNDQLGRLQGLDISSNGSSFVKSEGPSISANESSTKF from the exons atgtgTTTGGAACGTGGGGAGGAAGAAAGTCGAGAGAGATTGTCCGTTTTTGTGTTAGAAACAGAGCATCGATCGGAAAAGAACAGAACACAGAAGGGAATGGCCACACAGACGCAAGATTCACCTtcaaaccctaaccctaatctCAATGCCACGTCATCAACGCCGTCTGCTTCATTGTTCTTTCTCGGCGCCGGTTCTTCTGCCGCTCCCGTCGCCGGCTCCGGCGAGTCACACTCTCACCACCGGCGAGCACTCTCGGAGGTCAGTTACCGGCTTCCGGACGACATGATGGACCTCTCACCGTCGGATCCGTTCAACGGCGGATCCTCGACGGCGAGCCTAGAGGAGATCGGATCCGAGGACGACCTCTTCTCCACCTACATTGACGTTGAGAAGCTCGGCGGTGGCGCGAATGGTGCCGGCCGCGGTGGAAACGGATCGGATCAGAACGGTTACGGAAACGGCACCGGAACCAGCGGACACAACGACGGCGAGAAGAGTCCGAGCGCCGAAGAGGCGCGGCCGAGACACCGGCACAGTAGCTCTGTCGACGGTTCCTCGTCGACAAGCATGTTCGGAGAGATCATGGAAGCGAAGAAAGCAATGCCTCCTGATAAGCTCGCGGAACTTTGGAACATTGATCCAAAGCGTGCCAAGAG AATACTAGCTAATCGGCAATCTGCTGCGCGGtcaaaagaaagaaaagcacGCTATATACAAGAACTAGAGCGCAAAGTTCAGACCCTTCAGACCGAGGCAACAACACTTTCTGCCCAACTCACATTGTACCAG AGGGATACAACTGGTCTGAGTAGTGAAAATACCGAGCTTAAGCTCCGTCTGCAAGCCATGGAGCAACAGGCACAACTTCGTGATG CTCTTAATGATGCAttgatgaaggaagttgagaGGCTTAAGATTGCTACTGGCGAGGCATTAAACAACCACTCTGAGTCTTTCAATATTGGAATGCACCAGATGCCATTTGCAGGGTCAAATTTCTTTTCAATCCCACCACATTCAGGTCCTCTTAGTCACCAGAACATGCAGTTGCCTCCATTTGGTCTCTCCCAATCTAGCATGCCAGCTCATCAGCTGCATCAAACGAATTCTCACCAAATCTCAGATGTATTGCAAAACGACCAGCTTGGTCGTTTGCAGGGACTTGACATTAGTAGCAATGGATCGTCATTTGTGAAATCTGAAGGCCCCTCAATATCTGCAAATGAGAGTAGCACTAAGTTTTGA
- the LOC137831562 gene encoding taxadiene 5-alpha hydroxylase-like, with protein MVVGISFFVLFSLTLSLAFLISKWFSKSQTKNVPKGSLGYPIIGETLSFLKAQRQDKGGSDWLEERISKYGPVFKTSLMGSPTVFVIGQAGNKFILASPDDVLSAKKPITLKKIFGRQSLVELTGNRFKFVKGEMLKFLKPECLQNYVKRMDELVNATLVRELTQNETMVVVVFMKKLTYNLSCNILFDIKDEHTREAMFVDFTLAFKAIHSLPINFPGTTFWRGQRARARIVDRMIPIMNKRREELSKGVLSSTNDMLSGLLALRDEKNQPLPDDLITDNFIFLLVASHDTSATLMSLMIWKLSRDPEVYKRVLEEQMEIIKQREGTEERLTWEEIQKMKYTWRVAQELMRMIPPLFGSFRKALKDSSYQGYDIPKGWQVYWAAYGTHMNDDIFENPQKFDPSRFENPTKPIPPYSYLPFGAGIHYCIGNEFARIETLITIHNFVKLYEWSQVNPEEPITRQPMPYPSMGLPIKIKPRSIMS; from the exons ATGGTTGTTGGGATATCTTTCTTTGTCCTATTTTCACTCACTTTGAGTCTAGCTTTTCTAATCTCAAAATGGTTTTCAAAAAGTCAAACCAAAAATGTTCCAAAAGGGTCTCTGGGGTACCCTATCATCGGAGAGACACTTAGTTTTCTTAAAGCACAGAGACAAGACAAGGGAGGTTCTGATTGGTTGGAAGAACGGATATCAAAGTATGGTCCTGTCTTTAAAACCTCCTTAATGGGGTCCCCCACAGTGTTTGTAATTGGACAAGCAGGAAACAAGTTTATCCTTGCTTCACCAGATGATGTGCTTTCTGCTAAGAAACCCATCACCCTCAAAAAGATATTTGGAAGACAAAGCTTAGTTGAACTTACAGGAAACAG ATTCAAGTTTGTGAAGGGGGAAATGCTGAAATTCTTGAAACCTGAATGCCTTCAGAACTATGTAAAAAGGATGGATGAATTGGTGAATGCTACATTAGTGAGAGAACTCACACAGAATGAAACAATGGTAGTTGTGGTCTTCATGAAGAAACTGACCTATAATTTATCATGCAATATATTGTTTGACATTAAGGATGAGCACACCAGGGAGGCTATGTTTGTAGATTTCACTTTAGCATTTAAAGCAATTCATTCTCTTCCCATCAATTTCCCTGGTACTACATTTTGGAGAGGCCAAAGAGCCAGGGCAAGAATTGTTGACAGGATGATTCCTATTATGAACAAAAGACGGGAGGAACTGTCTAAAGGAGTCTTAAGCTCTACCAATGACATGCTTTCTGGCTTGCTTGCACTAAGGGATGAAAAAAATCAACCTCTACCAGATGATTTAATCACtgacaattttatatttttacttgtTGCTAGTCATGACACATCTGCCACTCTTATGAGCTTGATGATATGGAAGTTATCTAGAGATCCAGAGGTTTACAAAAGAGTTTTAGAAG AACAAATGGAAATTATAAAGCAAAGGGAAGGAACAGAAGAGAGGCTAACATGGGAAGAGATACAAAAGATGAAATATACATGGAGAGTGGCTCAGGAATTGATGAGGATGATCCCTCCCTTGTTTGGAAGCTTTAGGAAAGCACTTAAAGATAGTAGCTACCAAGGATATGACATACCAAAAGGGTGGCAG GTGTATTGGGCAGCATATGGAACCCATATGAACGATGATATATTTGAGAATCCACAAAAGTTTGATCCATCGCGTTTTGAGAATCCAACAAAGCCAATTCCACCTTATTCTTACCTTCCATTTGGTGCAGGGATTCATTATTGCATAGGAAACGAGTTTGCCAGGATTGAGACCTTGATAACCATTCACAACTTCGTGAAACTGTATGAATGGTCTCAAGTAAACCCAGAGGAACCAATTACCCGTCAACCAATGCCATATCCCTCCATGGGTCTCCCAATTAAGATCAAACCCAGATCTATTATGTCTTAA